The following are encoded together in the Xanthobacter autotrophicus Py2 genome:
- a CDS encoding glycosyltransferase, MGT family (TIGRFAM: glycosyltransferase, MGT family~PFAM: UDP-glucuronosyl/UDP-glucosyltransferase~KEGG: psa:PST_3875 zeaxanthin glucosyl transferase), protein MTHFAVVAPPLPGHINPLLVLARELTARGHRVTFVHMADAARLVAGKGAEFAPVGEKDYPAGALDAYVARLAAPTGLFGLLGTLKVTAAQTDMLCRDLPGVLKAIGADAVIADQTEAAGTLVARHLGLPVVSTATALPLNREIGVPPPFVPWPYDASEQGLVWNKGGYRITDLLMRPMRRVLERHGAAFGLDPFADGGFSPLLTVAQMPKGLDFPRSELPATFHYGSPWRDGAAVPRMDVALPHVEGMPLLFCSLGTLQGGRIDLFHKVAFAARDVGARLLIAHGGMLSDAEAAQLSGLAEVRSFVPQQEVLKCCAAAVLHCGMNTVLDALAEGVPLVAMPIAFEQPATAARLAYAGVAEVVPAGRASRVRLANALKAVLTVPDYRLAARRIADEMADGGGVKRAADLIEQAVAGTAA, encoded by the coding sequence ATGACCCATTTCGCCGTCGTCGCCCCGCCGCTGCCGGGCCATATCAATCCGTTGCTGGTGCTCGCCCGGGAGCTTACCGCGCGCGGCCATCGCGTCACCTTCGTGCACATGGCCGATGCCGCCCGCCTCGTCGCTGGCAAGGGTGCCGAGTTCGCGCCCGTGGGCGAGAAGGACTACCCGGCCGGGGCGCTCGACGCCTATGTGGCACGCCTTGCCGCACCCACCGGCCTGTTCGGCCTGCTCGGCACCCTGAAGGTCACCGCGGCGCAGACCGACATGCTCTGCCGCGACCTGCCGGGCGTGCTGAAGGCCATCGGCGCCGACGCGGTAATCGCCGACCAGACCGAGGCGGCGGGCACGCTCGTGGCGCGACATCTCGGGTTGCCCGTGGTCTCCACCGCCACCGCGCTGCCGCTGAACCGCGAGATCGGCGTGCCGCCGCCCTTCGTGCCCTGGCCCTACGATGCCAGCGAGCAGGGCCTCGTGTGGAACAAGGGCGGCTACCGCATCACCGACCTTTTGATGCGGCCCATGCGCCGGGTGCTGGAACGCCACGGAGCGGCGTTCGGGCTCGATCCGTTCGCGGACGGTGGCTTCTCGCCGCTCCTGACCGTGGCGCAGATGCCGAAGGGGCTGGACTTTCCCCGCTCCGAGCTGCCCGCGACCTTCCACTACGGCTCGCCCTGGCGCGACGGCGCCGCAGTGCCGCGCATGGATGTGGCCTTGCCGCACGTGGAGGGCATGCCGCTGCTGTTCTGCTCCCTCGGCACCTTGCAGGGCGGGCGGATCGACCTGTTCCACAAGGTGGCGTTCGCGGCGCGGGACGTTGGGGCGCGGCTCCTCATCGCCCACGGCGGCATGCTGTCCGATGCGGAGGCGGCCCAGCTCTCGGGCCTCGCCGAGGTGCGCTCCTTCGTGCCGCAGCAGGAGGTTCTGAAGTGCTGCGCCGCTGCCGTGCTCCACTGCGGCATGAACACGGTGCTGGACGCGCTGGCCGAGGGCGTGCCGCTGGTGGCCATGCCCATCGCTTTCGAGCAGCCGGCCACCGCCGCCCGCCTCGCCTATGCGGGCGTCGCCGAGGTGGTGCCGGCGGGCCGGGCGAGCCGCGTGCGCCTCGCGAATGCCTTGAAGGCGGTGCTCACGGTGCCGGATTATCGGCTTGCCGCACGGCGCATCGCCGACGAGATGGCGGACGGCGGCGGGGTGAAGCGCGCCGCCGACCTCATCGAGCAGGCGGTGGCGGGGACGGCCGCCTGA
- a CDS encoding para-aminobenzoate synthase, subunit I (TIGRFAM: para-aminobenzoate synthase, subunit I~PFAM: Anthranilate synthase component I and chorismate binding protein; Anthranilate synthase component I domain protein~KEGG: rru:Rru_A1132 anthranilate synthase), translated as MCPAFRIGRPAVLIVEIPYRDPFAVLHAFADAPYCAFLDSAAEGDARARWSYLGADPFQVITSAADGVRVDGRLVPGTPFEVLSVALAANAAPAEPSPVPFRGGAMGYLGYELGRHLERLPAPRPAAPAIPELVLGLYDTVLAFDRLERRAYIVSTGRPEHGAAAKARAQVRAEAIRRRLETAPAIAPAPDFSRTGRFVPEQPRAQVEAAIARVIEYIRAGDIFQANLTQQMRAARPQGLSDLALYTRLRALSPSPFAAFLRAGPELAVLSASPERFLSLDPDGRVETRPIKGTRRRSPDPQEDARLAAALLASPKDRAENLMIVDLLRNDLSRVCKVGSVKVPALCALETFASVHHLVSVVEGRLKDGLGPVDLLTACFPGGSITGAPKIRAMEIIHELEPVPRGVYCGSVCWIGFDGAMDSSIVIRTITRAGETLLAQAGGGIVADSDPADEYEESLVKLSPMLRALSGETS; from the coding sequence TTGTGCCCAGCGTTTCGAATCGGTCGCCCTGCCGTGCTTATCGTTGAAATTCCGTACCGCGACCCGTTCGCCGTCCTCCACGCCTTCGCCGATGCGCCCTATTGCGCCTTCCTCGACAGCGCCGCGGAGGGGGACGCGCGGGCACGCTGGTCCTATCTGGGGGCCGATCCGTTCCAGGTCATCACCAGCGCGGCCGATGGCGTGCGCGTGGACGGACGGCTCGTGCCCGGCACTCCGTTCGAGGTTCTGTCTGTGGCGCTGGCCGCCAATGCGGCGCCGGCCGAACCCTCCCCGGTGCCGTTTCGCGGCGGCGCCATGGGGTATCTCGGCTATGAGCTGGGCCGCCATCTGGAGCGCCTGCCCGCCCCCCGCCCGGCAGCCCCGGCCATTCCCGAGCTGGTTCTCGGCCTCTACGACACGGTGCTCGCCTTCGACCGTCTGGAGCGCCGCGCCTACATCGTTTCCACCGGCCGGCCGGAGCATGGCGCCGCCGCCAAGGCGCGCGCGCAGGTCCGGGCCGAGGCGATCCGCCGCCGGCTGGAGACGGCCCCCGCCATCGCGCCGGCGCCGGATTTTTCCCGCACCGGCCGCTTCGTGCCGGAGCAGCCGCGCGCCCAGGTGGAAGCCGCCATCGCGCGGGTGATCGAATACATCCGCGCCGGCGACATCTTCCAGGCCAACCTCACCCAGCAGATGCGCGCGGCGCGGCCCCAGGGGCTCAGCGATCTAGCCCTCTACACCCGCCTGCGCGCGCTCTCCCCCTCCCCCTTCGCCGCCTTCCTGCGCGCCGGACCGGAGCTTGCCGTGCTCAGCGCCTCACCGGAGCGCTTCCTCTCCCTCGATCCCGACGGGCGGGTGGAGACGCGGCCCATCAAGGGCACCCGCCGCCGCAGCCCGGACCCGCAGGAGGACGCGCGGCTTGCCGCCGCCCTCCTCGCCTCGCCCAAGGACCGGGCGGAAAACCTGATGATCGTGGACCTGCTGCGCAACGACCTCTCGCGGGTCTGCAAGGTGGGCAGCGTGAAGGTGCCGGCCCTGTGCGCGCTGGAGACCTTCGCCAGTGTGCATCACCTGGTCTCGGTGGTGGAAGGCCGGCTGAAAGACGGCCTCGGCCCGGTGGACCTGCTCACCGCCTGCTTTCCCGGCGGGTCCATCACGGGAGCGCCGAAGATCCGCGCCATGGAGATCATCCACGAGCTGGAACCGGTGCCGCGCGGGGTCTATTGCGGCTCGGTGTGCTGGATCGGCTTCGACGGGGCGATGGATTCCTCCATCGTCATCCGCACCATAACCCGGGCCGGGGAGACGCTGCTGGCCCAGGCGGGCGGCGGCATCGTGGCGGATTCCGATCCGGCGGACGAATATGAGGAGAGCCTGGTGAAGCTCTCGCCCATGCTGCGGGCCTTGTCGGGGGAGACATCGTGA
- a CDS encoding aminotransferase class IV (PFAM: aminotransferase class IV~KEGG: rru:Rru_A1131 aminotransferase, class IV) produces the protein MKLWLGTGLVAQDDARLSPFDRGFTLGDGLFETLRVREGAVLRLDAHLARLAAGAGVLGLPLPALDLAAALAATAVANDLTEGVLRLTLSRGTGPRGVLPPAEPNLTLVITAAPLPALAPPARLVIVQGTRRNDRSPLAQVKSLNYLDNILARQEAARRGADDGVLLNTREGVAETSIANLFAVIGGDLVTPPLAEGVLPGIMRAAVLTEGAGERPLTVEDLSRAEEIFLTSALGIRSVAALEGREVAGRAIAERLRARIPGA, from the coding sequence GTGAAGCTCTGGCTCGGCACCGGCCTCGTCGCGCAGGACGATGCGCGCCTCTCCCCGTTCGACCGGGGCTTCACCCTCGGCGACGGCCTGTTCGAGACCCTGCGCGTACGCGAAGGCGCCGTGCTGCGGCTGGACGCCCACCTCGCCCGCCTCGCCGCCGGCGCGGGGGTGCTTGGCCTGCCCTTGCCGGCGCTCGATCTTGCCGCAGCCCTCGCCGCCACGGCGGTGGCGAACGATCTGACGGAGGGCGTGCTGCGCCTCACCCTCAGCCGGGGCACCGGCCCACGGGGCGTGCTGCCGCCGGCCGAGCCCAATCTCACCCTCGTTATCACCGCCGCCCCCCTGCCCGCCCTGGCCCCGCCCGCGCGGCTCGTGATCGTGCAGGGCACCCGCCGCAATGATCGCTCGCCGCTGGCGCAGGTGAAGTCGCTGAACTACCTCGACAACATCCTCGCCCGGCAGGAGGCCGCCCGGCGCGGCGCGGACGATGGCGTGCTGCTCAATACGCGCGAGGGCGTGGCGGAGACCTCCATCGCCAACCTGTTCGCGGTGATCGGCGGCGACCTCGTCACCCCGCCGCTGGCGGAAGGCGTGCTGCCCGGCATCATGCGGGCGGCGGTGCTGACTGAGGGCGCCGGCGAACGGCCGTTGACGGTGGAGGACCTGAGCCGGGCAGAGGAAATCTTCCTCACCTCGGCACTGGGCATCCGCTCCGTCGCGGCGCTGGAGGGGCGCGAGGTGGCTGGTCGCGCGATCGCCGAACGGCTGCGCGCCCGCATTCCGGGGGCCTGA
- a CDS encoding Zeta-phytoene desaturase (TIGRFAM: Zeta-phytoene desaturase~PFAM: amine oxidase; FAD dependent oxidoreductase~KEGG: psa:PST_3873 phytoene desaturase) produces MMLDATKTIRRAAVIGSGFGGLSLAIRLQAAGIRTTVFEQRDKPGGRAYVYEQDGFTFDGGPTVITDPTCLEEVFAAAGRKLSDYVELMPVSPFYRLLWPDGRQFDYVNDQAALDAQIATFDKADVEGYRRFLAYSQAVFEEGYLKLGAVPFLEFSSMMKAAPKLVRLEAWRSVYAMVSRFIRDDHLRQAFSFHSLLVGGNPFSTSSIYALIHALERKWGVFFPRGGTGALVRGMVKLFTDLGGEIRLTSPVDEIVVEGQRATAVKLKSGETLPFDLVASNADVVHTYRHLLRGAARGRSEGARLAKTRHSMSLFVTYFGARRTWDHLQHHTVLFGPRYRGLVDEIFKGPNLPDDFSLYLHAPTVTDKSLAPEGCTAFYVLSPVPHLGKADIDWEVEGPLYRDRILAHLEERLLPGLRDSLVTSRILTPFGFRDELSAHQGSAFSVEPLLTQSAWFRPHNRDAKIANLYFAGAGTHPGAGVPGVVGSAKATAGLILADLGVTPR; encoded by the coding sequence ATGATGCTCGATGCCACCAAGACCATCCGCCGCGCCGCCGTCATCGGGTCCGGCTTCGGCGGGCTCTCCCTCGCCATCCGCCTGCAGGCGGCGGGCATCCGCACCACCGTGTTCGAGCAGCGGGACAAGCCCGGCGGCCGCGCCTACGTCTATGAGCAGGACGGCTTCACCTTCGATGGCGGCCCCACCGTCATCACCGATCCCACCTGCCTGGAAGAAGTGTTCGCCGCCGCCGGCCGCAAGCTGTCCGACTATGTGGAGCTGATGCCGGTCTCGCCGTTCTACCGGCTGCTGTGGCCGGACGGCCGGCAGTTCGACTATGTGAACGACCAGGCCGCGCTGGACGCCCAGATCGCCACCTTCGATAAGGCGGACGTGGAGGGCTATCGCCGCTTCCTCGCCTATTCGCAGGCGGTCTTCGAGGAGGGTTATCTCAAGCTCGGCGCGGTGCCGTTCCTCGAATTCTCCAGCATGATGAAGGCCGCGCCCAAGCTGGTGAGGCTGGAAGCCTGGCGCTCGGTCTATGCCATGGTCTCGCGCTTCATCCGCGACGATCACCTGCGGCAGGCCTTCTCGTTCCATTCCCTGCTGGTGGGGGGCAATCCCTTCTCCACCTCGTCCATCTATGCCCTCATCCATGCGCTGGAGCGCAAGTGGGGCGTGTTCTTCCCCCGCGGGGGAACCGGCGCCTTGGTGCGCGGCATGGTCAAGCTGTTCACCGACCTCGGCGGCGAGATCCGCCTCACCAGCCCGGTGGACGAGATCGTGGTGGAGGGCCAGCGCGCCACCGCCGTGAAGCTCAAGAGCGGCGAGACCCTGCCGTTCGACCTCGTCGCCTCCAATGCGGACGTGGTGCACACCTATCGCCACCTTCTGCGCGGGGCGGCGCGCGGTCGCTCGGAAGGCGCGCGGCTGGCCAAGACGCGCCACTCCATGTCGCTGTTCGTCACCTATTTCGGGGCGCGGCGCACCTGGGACCATCTCCAGCACCACACGGTGCTGTTCGGTCCGCGCTATCGGGGCCTCGTGGACGAGATCTTCAAGGGCCCGAACCTTCCCGACGACTTCTCGCTCTATCTCCACGCGCCCACCGTGACAGACAAATCGCTGGCGCCGGAAGGCTGTACCGCCTTCTACGTGCTCTCGCCGGTGCCGCATCTGGGCAAGGCGGACATCGACTGGGAGGTGGAAGGCCCGCTCTATCGCGACCGCATCCTCGCCCATCTGGAAGAGCGGCTACTGCCGGGGCTGCGCGACAGCCTCGTCACCTCGCGCATCCTCACCCCCTTCGGCTTCCGCGACGAACTGTCCGCCCATCAGGGCTCGGCCTTCTCGGTAGAACCGCTCCTCACCCAGTCAGCGTGGTTCCGGCCGCACAACCGCGATGCCAAGATTGCCAACCTCTATTTCGCCGGGGCCGGCACCCATCCGGGGGCGGGCGTGCCGGGGGTGGTGGGCTCGGCCAAGGCCACGGCGGGGCTCATCCTCGCGGATCTGGGCGTGACGCCGCGATGA
- a CDS encoding Antibiotic biosynthesis monooxygenase (PFAM: Antibiotic biosynthesis monooxygenase~KEGG: ajs:Ajs_2857 antibiotic biosynthesis monooxygenase) produces the protein MCVKPGAKLAGGVKSRQQRQKPREGRLIAIIFEVWPAEGQRETYLDLAARLRMELEQMDGFISVERFESITEPGKMLSLSIWRDEEAVKAWRNLPIHRKTQAAGRAGIFRDYRLRVAAVLRDYGLDARDEAPEDSRAAFRPRMEPDSAF, from the coding sequence GTGTGCGTCAAACCCGGTGCGAAGCTTGCGGGCGGTGTAAAGTCGCGGCAACAGCGGCAAAAGCCGAGGGAGGGGAGGTTGATCGCCATCATTTTCGAGGTCTGGCCGGCCGAGGGCCAGAGGGAAACCTATCTGGATCTCGCAGCCCGGTTGCGCATGGAGCTGGAGCAGATGGACGGCTTCATCTCCGTGGAGCGCTTCGAGAGCATCACCGAGCCTGGCAAGATGCTGTCCCTGTCGATCTGGCGGGACGAGGAGGCGGTGAAGGCCTGGCGCAACCTGCCCATCCATCGCAAGACGCAGGCGGCCGGGCGCGCCGGCATCTTCCGGGATTACCGCCTGCGCGTGGCCGCAGTGCTGCGCGACTATGGCCTCGATGCCCGCGATGAGGCGCCCGAGGACAGCCGCGCCGCGTTCCGTCCCCGGATGGAGCCCGACTCGGCGTTCTGA
- a CDS encoding Squalene/phytoene synthase (PFAM: Squalene/phytoene synthase~KEGG: psa:PST_3872 phytoene synthase), producing the protein MSTPAPTVLGASEEAINKGSKSFAAAARLFGPRMREDAVMLYAWCRHCDDVVDGQELGHGRVSSAASPAERLDGLYEETRNAYRGAPSAHPAFAAFAEVVKRNDIPERYPLQLLEGFRMDVEGRRYDTLDDTLTYCYHVAGVVGVMMALIMGARDEVVLDRASDLGLGFQLTNIARDVMEDAAIGRIYLPAAFLAEAGVPEAAIAAPEHRAAVAGVVARLLDVAEPYYDQALIGMAALPFRAAAAVGAARGVYRAIGIEVRKRGPKAWDTRVSTSTAQKAGFLAGGLAQALATRFRGAPPPRPAHLWTRPA; encoded by the coding sequence ATGAGCACGCCTGCGCCTACCGTCCTCGGTGCCAGCGAGGAGGCCATAAACAAGGGCTCCAAGAGCTTCGCCGCCGCCGCGCGCCTGTTCGGCCCGCGCATGCGGGAAGACGCGGTGATGCTCTATGCCTGGTGCCGCCACTGCGACGACGTGGTGGACGGGCAGGAACTGGGGCACGGGCGTGTCTCCAGCGCCGCCTCGCCCGCCGAGCGGCTCGATGGCCTCTATGAGGAGACCCGCAACGCCTATCGCGGCGCGCCCTCCGCCCATCCGGCCTTCGCCGCCTTCGCCGAGGTGGTGAAGCGCAACGACATTCCCGAGCGCTATCCCCTTCAACTGCTGGAGGGCTTCCGCATGGACGTGGAAGGCCGGCGCTACGACACCCTCGATGACACGCTCACCTATTGCTACCACGTGGCCGGCGTGGTGGGCGTGATGATGGCCCTCATCATGGGCGCGCGGGATGAAGTGGTGCTGGACCGGGCGAGCGACCTCGGCCTCGGCTTCCAGCTCACCAACATCGCCCGCGACGTGATGGAGGATGCCGCCATCGGCCGCATCTACCTGCCGGCGGCCTTCCTCGCAGAGGCCGGCGTGCCGGAGGCGGCCATCGCCGCGCCGGAGCACCGCGCGGCGGTGGCCGGCGTGGTGGCGCGGCTGCTCGACGTGGCCGAGCCCTATTACGACCAGGCCCTCATCGGCATGGCCGCCCTGCCGTTCCGCGCGGCGGCAGCGGTGGGCGCGGCGCGTGGGGTCTATCGCGCCATCGGCATCGAGGTCCGTAAGCGCGGGCCGAAGGCGTGGGATACCCGCGTCTCCACCTCCACGGCCCAGAAGGCCGGCTTTCTCGCGGGTGGCCTCGCGCAGGCCCTCGCCACGCGGTTCAGAGGCGCGCCGCCGCCCCGTCCCGCGCATCTTTGGACGCGTCCCGCATGA
- a CDS encoding lycopene cyclase (TIGRFAM: lycopene cyclase; lycopene cyclase family protein~PFAM: Lycopene beta and epsilon cyclase~KEGG: psa:PST_3874 lycopene cyclase), giving the protein MDIVFVGAGLANCLMAARLAAQRPGLHMLLLEAGESVGGNHSWSCHDSDLTAAQRAFLAPFQSYLWAGHGVHFPAFSRTLKGGYATISSERMAEVMNERLCAAIRTNARVAHVAPDHVVLEGGERIDARAVVDGRGPLASRHLDLGYQTFLGQELRMSRPHGLTRPIIMDARVEQLGGYRFVYVLPLDDDTLLVEDTYYADGPDLPADALRGRISAYAAAQGWAVDYVVREEDGILPIALGGDINAFLAETPSGVAPAGLRAGLFHPTTGYSLPDAMALADSVSALADLSGPALSAAVRSHAAAAWNGRGFFRLLNRMLFRAADPERRYAILQRFYGLSEDLIARFYADRLTLADKARILSGRPPVSVFRALSCLVETKAAPGSP; this is encoded by the coding sequence ATGGACATCGTCTTCGTCGGCGCCGGACTTGCCAATTGCCTTATGGCGGCGCGCCTCGCGGCCCAGCGTCCCGGCCTTCACATGCTGCTGCTGGAAGCCGGCGAGAGCGTGGGCGGCAATCACAGCTGGTCCTGCCACGACAGCGATCTCACTGCCGCGCAGCGCGCCTTCCTCGCTCCCTTCCAGAGCTATCTCTGGGCCGGGCACGGGGTGCATTTTCCCGCTTTTTCGCGCACGCTCAAAGGCGGCTACGCCACCATTTCCTCCGAGCGCATGGCCGAGGTGATGAATGAGCGCCTGTGCGCCGCCATCCGCACCAATGCCCGCGTCGCCCATGTGGCGCCCGACCACGTGGTGCTGGAGGGCGGCGAGCGCATCGACGCCCGCGCCGTGGTGGACGGGCGCGGCCCACTCGCCTCGCGCCATCTCGACCTCGGCTACCAGACCTTCCTGGGGCAGGAACTGCGTATGTCTCGGCCCCATGGCCTCACCCGCCCCATCATCATGGATGCGCGGGTGGAGCAGCTGGGCGGTTACCGCTTCGTCTATGTGCTGCCGCTGGACGATGACACGCTGCTGGTGGAAGACACCTATTATGCCGACGGCCCGGATCTTCCCGCCGATGCCTTGCGCGGCCGCATTTCCGCCTATGCCGCGGCGCAGGGCTGGGCCGTGGATTATGTGGTGCGGGAGGAGGACGGCATCTTGCCGATAGCGTTGGGCGGCGACATCAACGCCTTTCTTGCCGAGACGCCTTCGGGCGTCGCGCCCGCCGGACTGCGGGCAGGCCTGTTCCACCCCACCACCGGCTACAGCCTGCCCGACGCCATGGCCCTGGCCGACTCGGTGAGCGCGCTTGCCGACCTTTCCGGCCCCGCGCTTTCGGCGGCAGTGCGCAGCCATGCGGCGGCGGCGTGGAACGGGCGCGGCTTCTTCCGCCTGCTCAACCGCATGCTGTTCCGCGCTGCCGATCCGGAGCGGCGCTATGCCATTCTCCAGCGCTTCTACGGGCTGTCGGAAGACCTGATCGCCCGTTTCTACGCCGATCGCCTCACCCTTGCCGACAAGGCGCGCATCCTTTCGGGCCGCCCACCCGTATCGGTGTTCAGGGCGCTCTCCTGCCTTGTTGAGACGAAAGCCGCACCCGGTTCCCCATGA
- a CDS encoding GCN5-related N-acetyltransferase (PFAM: GCN5-related N-acetyltransferase~KEGG: pau:PA14_12850 probable acetyltransferase), giving the protein MAPVLRTERLVLRPWREQDRDGLWRMQSNPATMEFLMPVPDRAASDAVAERAEAHFTRHGFGLWVVEAPGVTDFAGYAGLVHVPYDEHFTPAVEIGWRFDPAFWGHGYATEAARAALAFGFDTLGLAEIVAITVPANRRSRAVMERLGMARDEEGDFDLPIIPVGHPLRRQVLYRLRRPSPPPPAR; this is encoded by the coding sequence GTGGCGCCGGTCCTGCGCACCGAACGGCTGGTGCTGCGCCCGTGGCGCGAGCAAGACCGCGACGGCCTGTGGCGCATGCAATCCAACCCCGCCACCATGGAATTCCTGATGCCGGTGCCCGACCGCGCCGCCAGCGACGCGGTGGCGGAGCGGGCCGAAGCGCACTTCACCCGCCACGGCTTCGGCCTGTGGGTGGTGGAGGCGCCCGGCGTGACAGACTTCGCCGGCTATGCCGGCCTCGTGCACGTGCCCTATGACGAGCACTTTACCCCGGCGGTGGAGATCGGCTGGCGCTTCGATCCCGCCTTCTGGGGCCACGGCTACGCCACCGAGGCGGCGCGCGCGGCCCTCGCCTTCGGCTTCGACACGCTGGGGCTCGCGGAGATCGTCGCCATTACCGTGCCGGCCAACCGCCGCTCACGAGCCGTGATGGAACGGCTCGGCATGGCGCGGGACGAAGAAGGGGATTTCGACCTGCCGATCATCCCCGTGGGTCATCCGCTGCGGCGGCAGGTGCTATACCGGCTCAGGCGGCCGTCCCCGCCACCGCCTGCTCGATGA
- a CDS encoding arsenate reductase and related (PFAM: arsenate reductase and related~KEGG: rpa:RPA2272 hypothetical protein) — protein MATTIYGIKACETMKKARGWLEAHGVDHAFHDYKTAGIERKTLEGWVKKVGWEKLLNRSGTTFRKLPDADKEGIDEAKAIGLMLEKPSMIKRPVLETGRDLLVGFKPEEYAAKFG, from the coding sequence ATGGCGACGACGATCTACGGAATCAAGGCCTGCGAGACCATGAAGAAGGCTCGGGGCTGGCTTGAGGCGCACGGCGTCGACCACGCCTTCCATGACTACAAGACCGCCGGCATCGAGCGGAAGACGCTGGAAGGCTGGGTGAAGAAGGTGGGCTGGGAAAAGCTCCTCAACCGCTCCGGCACCACCTTCCGCAAGCTGCCCGACGCTGACAAGGAGGGCATCGACGAGGCCAAGGCCATCGGCCTGATGCTGGAGAAGCCATCCATGATCAAGCGTCCGGTGCTGGAGACGGGACGCGACCTTCTGGTGGGCTTCAAGCCCGAGGAGTACGCCGCGAAATTCGGCTGA
- a CDS encoding L-carnitine dehydratase/bile acid-inducible protein F (PFAM: L-carnitine dehydratase/bile acid-inducible protein F~KEGG: rha:RHA1_ro08152 probable fatty acid-CoA racemase): MPDTPPSPTPAPRGPLAGVRVIDLSRLAPGPYCTMLLADLGAEVIVVGGGRAGVAIAEFSRGKRHVALNLKAPEGRAALHALVKAADVLVEGFRPGVAERIGAGYAELSALNPRLVFCALTGFGQDGPRAKEAGHDITYLALSGVLGGLGPKGAPPEAPLNLVADFAGGSLIAAIGILAAVIEARASGRGQFIDAAMMDGALSLMAMHLPLWKTPHWPERGDGLLGGGAPFYRTYACADGGFMAVGALERGFFESLWRTLDLGEAPDHMRRDLWPGIERQLAETFASAPRDHWTALFAGTDACVAPVLAPDEVWSDPHVAARHPGCGPHRVPAVPRLSRTPAEARPLDLSDRTAEVLREIGLSDEVARAAAAPDEGEGRSGLAWPPELR, translated from the coding sequence ATGCCTGATACGCCGCCCTCCCCTACCCCCGCCCCGCGCGGTCCGCTCGCAGGCGTGCGCGTCATCGACCTGTCCCGGCTCGCGCCGGGCCCCTATTGCACCATGCTGCTGGCGGACCTCGGCGCCGAGGTGATCGTGGTGGGCGGCGGGCGCGCCGGGGTCGCCATCGCGGAATTCTCCCGCGGCAAGCGCCACGTGGCCCTCAACCTCAAGGCCCCGGAAGGCCGCGCCGCGCTCCACGCGCTGGTGAAAGCGGCGGACGTGCTGGTGGAGGGCTTCCGCCCCGGCGTGGCCGAGCGCATCGGCGCGGGATATGCGGAGCTGTCGGCGCTCAATCCCCGCCTCGTCTTTTGCGCCCTCACCGGTTTCGGCCAGGATGGCCCGCGGGCCAAGGAGGCCGGCCACGACATCACCTATCTCGCCTTGTCCGGCGTGCTCGGCGGCCTCGGCCCCAAAGGAGCGCCGCCGGAGGCGCCGCTGAACCTGGTGGCGGATTTCGCCGGCGGCAGCCTGATCGCCGCCATCGGCATCCTCGCGGCGGTGATCGAGGCCAGGGCCTCGGGGCGCGGCCAGTTCATCGATGCCGCCATGATGGACGGCGCCCTCTCCCTCATGGCCATGCACCTGCCCCTCTGGAAGACGCCCCACTGGCCGGAGCGCGGCGACGGGCTGCTGGGCGGCGGGGCGCCGTTCTACCGCACCTATGCCTGCGCCGACGGCGGCTTCATGGCCGTGGGGGCGCTGGAGCGCGGCTTCTTCGAGAGCCTGTGGCGCACGCTCGATCTGGGCGAGGCTCCGGACCACATGCGTCGCGACCTGTGGCCGGGGATCGAGCGCCAGCTGGCGGAGACCTTCGCCAGCGCGCCGCGCGACCATTGGACCGCCCTGTTCGCAGGCACGGACGCCTGCGTCGCCCCGGTGCTCGCGCCCGACGAGGTCTGGAGCGATCCCCATGTCGCCGCGCGCCACCCCGGATGCGGCCCCCATCGCGTGCCCGCCGTGCCGCGCCTCTCCCGCACCCCGGCCGAGGCGCGCCCGCTGGATCTCTCCGACCGCACCGCCGAGGTGCTGCGCGAGATCGGCCTCAGCGATGAGGTGGCCCGCGCCGCCGCAGCGCCGGATGAAGGCGAGGGCCGCTCCGGCCTCGCCTGGCCACCGGAGCTGCGGTAG